A region from the Neomonachus schauinslandi chromosome 2, ASM220157v2, whole genome shotgun sequence genome encodes:
- the TRIML1 gene encoding probable E3 ubiquitin-protein ligase TRIML1: protein MSFLEKTSTADLMENLREELTCFICLDYFTSPVTTECGHSFCLVCLLRSWEEHNTPLSCPECWRTLESPHFQPNERLGRLAGIGKQLRSQVLQSEGEQDSYGRMLAGTKVFSEDKQGINIFSTQCHGISRSYPSSEAEERHKEKLQEILSLLHKKRKETQVILTHEKERVILCKEETKACKQVVVSEYGKMHQFLKEEEQLQLQLLEKEERENMKKLRDNEIKLTQQIRSLSKMIEQIESTCQSSIIESFEDVNGTLERTEPLLLQCPEATTTELTLCRITGMREMLKKFSTDITLDPATANAYLVLSEDLKSVRHGGIRQHLPDNPERFDQSATVLGAQIFTCGRHYWEVEVGNKTEWEVGICKDSVSRKGNLPKPPGDLFSLIGLKIGDDYSLWVSSPLKGQHVREPVHKVGVFLDYESGHIAFYNVTDESLIYSFPPASFQEALRPIFSPCLPNEGTNTGPLTICSLNSFV from the exons ATGTCCTTCTTGGAGAAAACGTCTACAGCAGATCTGATGGAGAATCTGAGGGAAGAACTGACCTGTTTCATCTGCTTGGACTATTTCACCAGCCCCGTGACCACTGAGTGTGGGCACAGCTTTTGTCTAGTGTGTCTCCTGAGGAGCTGGGAGGAACACAACACTCCTTTATCTTGTCCTGAATGCTGGAGGACCTTGGAGAGCCCACACTTCCAGCCCAATGAGCGTTTGGGGAGGCTGGCTGGCATCGGCAAGCAGCTCCGATCCCAGGTGCTGCAGAGTGAGGGCGAACAAGACAGCTATGGGAGAATGCTGGCAGGCACTAAGGTGTTCTCTGAGGATAAGCAGGGTATAAACATTTTCTCAACTCAATGTCATGGAATAAGCAGATCGTATCCCTCGAGTGAGGCTGAGGAGCGTCACAAA GAGAAACTCCAGGAAATCCTAAGTCTTTtgcataaaaagagaaaggaaacccaGGTTATATTAACCCATGAGAAGGAGAGAGTAATACTGTGCAAG GAAGAGACAAAGGCCTGTAAACAGGTTGTTGTGTCAGAATATGGAAAAATGCACCAGTTTTTGAAGGAGGAGGAACAGCTACAGCTCCAGTTactggaaaaggaggaaagagagaacatgaagaAACTAAGGGACAATGAGATCAAGCTGACCCAACAAATAAGAAGCCTGAGCAAAATGATTGAACAGATAGAGTCCACGTGTCAGAGCTCCATTATAGAATCGTTTGAG GATGTGAACGGCACACTGGAAAG GACTGAGCCACTCTTGCTTCAGTGTCCAGAGGCCACCACCACGGAACTGACTCTCTGCCGCATCACTGGAATGAGGGAGATGCTAAAAAAATTCAGCA CAGACATAACTCTGGATCCAGCTACAGCCAATGCTTATCTTGTCTTGTCTGAGGATCTGAAGAGCGTGAGACATGGAGGAATCCGACAGCACTTACCTGACAACCCAGAGCGATTTGACCAGTCTGCAACTGTGCTCGGCGCTCAGATCTTCACCTGTGGGAGACATTactgggaggtggaggtgggcaACAAGACTGAGTGGGAGGTGGGCATTTGCAAGGACTCAGTGAGCAGAAAAGGCAATCTCCCAAAGCCACCGGGGGACCTCTTCTCACTCATAGGCTTAAAAATTGGAGATGATTATAGCCTTTGGGTCTCATCACCTTTGAAAGGTCAACATGTCAGAGAGCCCGTGCATAAGGTTGGTGTTTTCTTAGACTATGAGTCTGGACATATAGCATTCTACAACGTGACAGATGAGTCCCTCATCTACAGCTTCCCTCCAGCCTCTTTCCAAGAGGCTCTCAGGCCTATCTTCTCCCCTTGCCTCCCAAATGAAGGGACAAACACAGGCCCACTTACCATCTGCTCACTGAACAGTTTTGTCTGA